Sequence from the Sulfuracidifex tepidarius genome:
AAGAGATAAATGTCATCATGAAAGCCGTAGATTCATCGTCTCTCAAGGTAATGAGCCCATTGCTTAAAAGAGTATTTAGTGTTTAATAAAATATAGACATAATTTATATTTCATTCTTAGTTTTATCTAGAATACCTATAAAAGATGATACAGTGTATTCCCATGAGAACATTTCCGAACATTCTAGAGCTATTTTAGAATATTTTTCATAATTAGAAAGTATATTTAGAGTCTCCCTAGTCATTTCCTCCACGTTTCCAGTTTTAACAATTCTCACAGCGTCGCACTTTCCGTAGTAATGTGTCATTGCAGGGATATCGTAAGTCACAACAGGTACACCACATGCTAAGGCCTCAGCTACCACTATTCCAAATGAGTCTATATATGTAGGATAAATAAACACTTTCCCTGACTTCATAGTGCTGAATATCATGTCTCTACTTACTTCTCCTAAGTATGATATTCCAGTATCTTTAATTTTTTCTTCCAGATTGAAATCATGGTCTATAGGCCCCGCTATTGCTAACTTATTGTAGCCCTTTTCTTTTAGTCTTTTCATGACTTCTATTGTATCGTGAGTTCCTTTCATGAATCCAACCCTTGAAACTTGTATAGCGTCTAGATCCATCAGGGGTTTTGCCCTTCTTGCGCTCTCTAGATCTACACCTGCAGGTGGGTCCATTGGATAACAGTCAATTCCATAATTTTCTTTGAGTGAGTTGGATAATATTAGCCCGGCGCATATGTTATTTTTATTTTTTCTATATCTTTTTAGATTAGAAATACTACTTATAAACCAAAAGGTACCATCAATTGGATTAGTTTTTTTAATTAATTCCATGTAAAATTTCCACAAAGGATGAAATATAAAAGGTTCAGTATAGATCATGTTGATACTGTTTCGAGTTGAAGCTCCTATAACAAAATCGTATTTTCTTGAGATCTTATTGATCCTATTTTTAAAAATCGTAGAAAGATAAATTTTTCTTATAAGTCTGTATTGTTTACTATCGCTAGGCAAAACAATTTTATCCTCTAGCTTTACCTTGTTTTTCAGATCGGGGAAAGTATCCAGTAGCCCTGCTTCTTTTTTAGAGACGACCTCGATTAAGCCTACTTCTATTCCGTAGTCAGGAAGTCTGGATAATAACTCCTTTACAGTTGTCGTTGCACCGCTTATAGTGGGCCTTCCTATATTGACGTATAAAAGTTTCATATTTATGAGTAGTCAAATGATCCAATTTAAAAACTTATTTTAGAGGATCTATTTAAACGCAACTAACAATAGAGAAAATTTTTCTTGTTATAAAGGAGTTTCGGTTTTATTTATAGATATGCGGACGGCATTTTAGCTATTTTTAATAGGTTAAAATAACTTATCAGGATATTCCAGATATCTCCCTTTGAAAGATCCCCAATATAAGCTTTATTAAACACTTGCGCAATTTTGTATTAAGTTGAGAATTATACAGGTAGCTCCATTCTATCACCCCGTTCTAGGAGGAGTAGAAAAGGTAGTACAGAAAATTTCTGAATACATGAAGGAAAAAGGCCATGAGGTAGTCGTAGTTACATACAATAGAGACAGAGACAAAAGTAATATTTATAAAGAAAAAGAAATTATAAATGGAGTTGAGGTTATTAGGCTTCCTCCTAAGTTTACATGGAGTCACGGTTCTTATAGTTCGCTTCTACCGAAAATAGTATCCGACCTTAACCCAGATTTAATTCATGTACATGTCTGGAGACATCCTCATGTATTTCAACTAAGTTCTATGAAAGTTCCTAAGATACTTCAACCACACTCTCCTTTTTATTCGAGAAAACAGATAGGAAAATTCACTTTTATTTACTATAAAATTGTGGATTCTTTCCTAGGTAAAGAAATGAAGAATTAC
This genomic interval carries:
- a CDS encoding glycosyltransferase family 4 protein, with amino-acid sequence MKLLYVNIGRPTISGATTTVKELLSRLPDYGIEVGLIEVVSKKEAGLLDTFPDLKNKVKLEDKIVLPSDSKQYRLIRKIYLSTIFKNRINKISRKYDFVIGASTRNSINMIYTEPFIFHPLWKFYMELIKKTNPIDGTFWFISSISNLKRYRKNKNNICAGLILSNSLKENYGIDCYPMDPPAGVDLESARRAKPLMDLDAIQVSRVGFMKGTHDTIEVMKRLKEKGYNKLAIAGPIDHDFNLEEKIKDTGISYLGEVSRDMIFSTMKSGKVFIYPTYIDSFGIVVAEALACGVPVVTYDIPAMTHYYGKCDAVRIVKTGNVEEMTRETLNILSNYEKYSKIALECSEMFSWEYTVSSFIGILDKTKNEI